The genomic region GGCTAGTTTTCGTATTGTGCGGGTCCGCTTGTAACTTAGGGCACACTGTCCGCGCAGTTCCGCAGGACTAAAATTATTTCGAAAAATAATACCGTAATCGTAATTTATGTAATAACTAATACAACACATAATCTTATAATCATATAGTAATAGAATCAATATTATGGACGCTTGattgttaataaaattttgaacattttataaagtatataattattaatatattggtTATACGATATAAAAACTAACATCCCTCAGTACTTtgtctaaattttatttttcatattcaaAAAGTCATTTTTTAATTGGTCATTTTTCTCAGCTGAtattaaaacttaaaaattattataaaaaattaaaatttattatagaaaattcattttaaaaaatcagaGAATAGAACTTTGCGGCGAAGAGGAAATAATTTTGTACAATTATTCGGTAAATGTGAAAGTGAAAATATGGACAATCAAATAGacagtaaattaaaaaatgtcGAGTTCATTGGTAAAAAAGCATGAGCACAAGATTTCAAaagggaatttttttttcagttgattgaatattttatcttataattgtaaagaaatttcaaaatgataaaaagaaTTTGTGGTATGATTTTGTGAGATGACTCGATACCGAAACTAACTTTAATTCATCATATACAAATAGATAGAATAAGATCTTAATCTTAATGTAAGACATGATAGTCTGTATAACTTAACTTTAATAGTCTAAATAGAATATTGGtgcttaaaaatattttgaatatctatttatattactacaataaaaataaaatgaattgcCAAAAAATCGCTTCATTATAGTTTAAAAACTTTCAAGAAATCACGTATGTAAcctattaaattaattaatttctaaagaaaataagaaggTCCGTCTCTCGCAACAATCCATATTTGTTTAAAGAGTTAATTGCACTAGTGGTTTAAAAAGTTTCATAAATGTTACAGGTtgatctaattttttttttggtaacttgttggtacattaagtttcaaaaccgtttcaatgtAGTACATTTCGTCATCTCACGCTTGACGTCGTTAGTTCGACGTTGACGTGGCTCACTACGTGTCAGCACCTctctgacgtggccgaaacaATAAACAGAAAGGCGCCAAAATGTTTTGCagaagttacatgatggtgcaaactcttttgaaattgtaatttaatagtacaaaatgttttacagaaGTTACATAATGGTACATAAgttacaaaatgttttatctCTCGTCCCTTTACTCTCCCCCTCATTCTCCTATGCGTGCATCCTCATAACCTTCACGCCTTTCTTTCCCCCATGGCCGACTGTGTATGTCAAAGCTCGGAGCAgtaggaagagagagaggtcTCCAGTGACCACGAGCCTTCCAACTACCGCTCCGAGCTTTGACATAGGTCGGCCATGGGGGAAAGAAAGGCATGAAGGTTCTGAGAATACACGCATAGGAGAATGAAGGGGAGAGTAAAGGGACGAGAAAGAAAACATTTTGTAACTTCTGTACCATTatataaaacattttgtactgttaaattacaattttaaaagagttcgtaccatcatgtaacttctgaaaaatattttggcaTCATTCTGTTTACTGTTTTGGCCACCTCAGAAAAGGTGCTGACACGTAATGAGCCACGTTAGCGTTGAATTAACGACGTCAAACACGAGATGACATAATGTACTATATTGAAgcggttttgaaacttaatgtaCCAATAAGTtactcaaaaaatattttagaccAACCTgtaacatttaaaaaaaaatttggaccATCAGTGCAATTTATCATTATTTAAAACACATAGTTAAGTGAGAAATATTTTCTCTTACTTGAAAGCTACCTATGAGAATTGGGCCTTGGGTTTGGGTCCATTTTTTGAGCCCATTAAGCACTTGATTGACTCTCTTGCCGTCAGAGATCCCAAACCCGCAGCAAATCGGAAACGCCGCGACGTACCCCGGTCGACGATTTTCTGACATTTACGACGGCGACATACGGAAGACTCCGACCATGGAGCTTCCCCATCGATCGTTCCGAAGAACCGGCCCGTCAGCCTTTGTTCTCCAACTTCGTGGTCTCTTCGATCATGACGAGCTTTGGCAGCATTGTGTTCTAAGACACGCGATCCACGACAGCTCTCCTCATAGCCATGATCGCCCCTCCGAAGCTCCATTCCAGAAGATCTCTGGTTCCTCTTCCAATCCCCTGGTCGCTGGAAAATTCTACGACTGAGCTGTTCAGGTTGTCGTGATTACGGGTTCGGTCACTTTAATGATCTCTACTTGTCGCTAAAATGTGCTATTTTTGTCTACAAAAGTTGCTGttttttctcttcaaattCTGTGCTTCTGTATGTAAAGTTCATCATTTTCCGGGTTTGTTCGATGTTGAAGGCCGTCGTGTTTCTTTCTCATCAAGTAGTAAGCCTTGAACTCGTTCGAAAATTTGCCTTCTCTCAGTTGAGGACTCTCTGTGCTAGTCCCGATATCACCGGTTTTTCACGTAATTGGTCTATGGTGCTGGAGCTTTGCTTGACTTCGCGTGTTGGTTTAAGGGTGTCGATTAAAGCTGGCATTCATCTATGCAGGCTGCATTCTGTGCACTTGTGAGGGTCACAAGTAAGGTTGAGTTTGGATCGGGACCACAAATATGGGTGAAATCGATACCAAACCAATTGAGTCAGTCCAAGCTGCACTTTCCTTGTTTGGCGAGAAAGGAGATCAGAAGAAATACCGGACGAGCAGCAGTGAGGTAAGACGATCACGGTCTTGGTTCACAACACAACTTAAAAGAACGTGATGTTATGACTGGCAGGTCTGCTTTTGATTGCAGTTTCAATCATTTGTTAACGTGGAATAGTTTCAtagtgaacatgctttgtaTCTCCGAGTCTGTGTGACATATCCAATAATCAGCTGAAAGTCCTTTGACTTAATCTGATGGGTTTGTTTGTGATTTTTGGTATTGATCTCTGATAAGTTGTCTGCTTGATGTTTTTACAGGGAGAAAGCGAGAAGGATGAGCTTCAGGTGCTGCAGAAGGAGTTGGCCAACTACAAGGTGCAACTCGAAGCAAAGGACTCTGCTCACATGCAAGTCCTTTTGAAGCTAAATCAGTATGAGGAGCGAACAAATGAACTTTCCTTGATGCTGATGAAGTCTGAGCTCGAGAGGGATCACCACATCGAGGAGTGTAGAGAAGCTGGAAACCGTGCTGATGAGCTTGAGTCCAAATTGAAGGAGATGGCTAATCATGTGTCGGAAACAGAGAAAATCCGTGAGCAGCTCTCGCATGTTATGAACGAGCTGAAAGCTACACAAGCGGAGCTTCTTGACCGGGAGAGTGAACTTGCCAGTGCAAGAGAGATGGAACTTAAGGCTCTGACACAGACAGAAATGATGGAGATGTCCGCTGctatggagagagagaagatggaAGAGCTGTTAAAGCAAGCAGAGGAGCTCGGCGAAGGTATCCTTGTGTTGAAGGCAGCTGCAGTGGAGGCTGAGAAAGAGAAAAGTTTGATATTGGCGGAGAAGGATGCTGAGATTGAGCAAGCCACAGAGGCATCAGTTCAAGTGCTAGAGCAGTTAGAAGATATGAAGAAACGGGTTGAACTGATGGAAGAATTAGAGAACCAGCTCCAGGCCAAGTCGGCGTTCATCGAGTCATTGCAGAGAGAACTTCAGGAAGCAAACGAGCTGCTCAGCTCATCTGAAAAGCCGCTTCTGAGACCCTGGTGAGTTTGGAAAATTTGAGGGCAGACTTGGGAGTTAAGGAAAGGAATGTCTCGGATTTAACTGTCTACATCGAAGTGATGGAAATGGAACGGAGCCGGTTAAAGGTAGAACTTAgcaacaaaaatgaaaatatcaaCCACTTGAACGGCGACATTGAAGTGCTTGTGAATCACTTGGAGGAAGCAAAAGCCGAGTTAGCTGAGATCAAGGAAAAGGAGAGCGATGCTCAAGTAGAAATAGCTTTGCTGAAGGCTGAGCTTCATAAGGCAAGATCGAGACTAGCAGCAGCTGAGGCAGCTGAAGCGAGGGCTAACAGCATGAAGTCGGGACTCTACCTTGCTGTTCAACAGCTCGCGGTTGAAGCGGGAGAGGCCAAGAAGGAGAACCAGAGGCTAAGAGTGGGAGCTGATAACATCGAGGATGAAGCTGAAGCTGAAGACAAAGGCGACTTCCCTTTCGGCGGCGACCCCCAGATCCAAACCTCATCTTCTAATGAAGGACACCACGCAAAAACCAAGTCTAATATAACAATCCTGTTGGAGGAATACGAATCTCTTATTCGGAAGACTGAGATGGCTGATCAGCTATCAAGAGCGGAAGATCCCAATCAACACCCTATATCTGAAAACAAGGACGAAGTCGAAGCACTGAAGAAAGAGCTCGAAGCAGCAATGGTGAAGACCGGGGAGTTTAGGACTCGGGCTGAGCAGGCAATGAGCAGGGCGGAGTCGGCGGAGAAAGCTAAGTGGGCTCTTGAAGATCAGCTGAGGAAATGGCGGGAGCAGAAGCAGAGAAGGAAGATGGCTTTAGCCGTCCTTCGGGACGAATCCCAACCCCCGAAGTTCAATCCTCCCCCTGCATACGATGAGACCGTATCGACACGTCCTCCACTCGGCAAGTTTCTTAACATGAAATTCTAGATCCGAGTTgtaacaaaaacaaaaatggaCATCAGTTCCGAATAAAGTTGGGGACTTCGATTAAATGCCGATGCCTCATCAAAGCTGCAGGGATGTGATCATTACGAAATCGGTTACTTTCTTATCGGAGGTGAGTCAAAACAACCCGACACAGTAATGATGTAACGAACTCAAAATTCGGCATAACCTCCCTTTCCGGGCCGATCATTAGATGTCTAATCTCATTCCTATAAGAAATGAACTCACAGTGTATGAATGCGGAATTGTTTTCTATCAGTAGCTGTAAGAAACTGGAAGCAGAAACTGTCGTCTTTGGTTCACACGGATGAGGAGACGAGACCTCTTCACCCGTGCAATCCGACGATATCTTGGACCGTAGGCTCCCTTTTTTTAAGtacaaaaaaaagtttaatatTACCATATAGTAGtacaatattttgaaaaattttatcacataacacgtgtatttttattttcaccatttagcacgatattttgaaaattttttatggcATAATACAACAAGTAATAATTTTACCAGATagtacaaaaatatatataaaaaaattcactagATAGCacaaaattgtgaatttttttcatcataGAGCACAAAAAACTGACGAAAAACTAAATTCGTGTTACAtggtgaaaaaatttcaaaattttgtattatgtggtgaaattattatttagtgTGCTatgtcataaaaaaatttcaagatatCGTGCTgaatgataaaattaatataatatgtgtCATGTagtgtaaaattttaaaatatcgcACGATACGATGATataaatccaaaaaaataattatgctTAGGCAGCAGTCATTGCCAGTCAAAACAATGATATCCTGGTCTGACTTCCGCCCGCACCTCGTCACACGGAAGAGGAGCAGTAATTGCTGACCCCCCAAAGTCACTCCTCTCCGCATGTGAATCGACCCCGACAAGCACGTAAAAGAAAACCTCCGAGCTAAGTTTCATTACAGGACTCGACTTGACATTTTCCGGTGAATACCGAATAATGGACGTGGATAATCGTTTAAACTCGACGTTTGTTCTGTCCGTCGGATTGACGAGTTTCGGAATAAGATTACACATTATTCGAGAATGGTCTCCACAGTTGATTATTAAGTCGGGTTTGAGATATAGAAATACTTGCTCTCTCTCGCATGTTGTATAAGAAATGGCCAGTCAACTACTTGCAAAATGAAAGCGagacataaactttttttaGCTAATAATTACAcattttttacttaaattaggtaataattcaattaatttatgaccGACCAAATGGAATTCGCTGTAGGGGGGAAATTGCTTATGTGTCTGCTGACGTGTGTGGTGCTGGCTGGTCCAACTTGCTTTCTGGAtgatgatttaaaaattttaacctAATTAATATTGATTTCAACTTTTTCggcttttaaaattaaaaattaattggttAATCAGTCAATTGAATAAAttgttctcttttttttttctgggttTGGTcaattaaattgattaattagttcGTCTAGTCGTTCTTAGCGGATGCTAAACTTCAATTTCACGTGTGGGCCACTTTAAATTGTTCGAGTAAATTTTACAAAGAAAATCATACTTGTGTATGTTAACATGCAATGCAATATGTCACGATAGAATCGGCgtctttaatttttgtttttttcccttaaattttcattaagagagaaatggtgtatcaaaatacactgatatgataaaaataatctCGAACTTAACTATTTTTATAACGGAAGGTGCATCATAGACCTAATATGATAAATCCTGCACTCGCATGTAAGGTAGAGGTCCGTCCGTTTTAGCTTTATTTTCAAGTTATGTACGGtcaaaaaaatgtaataaaaacaatttttaattattttaaaatataaattggaGAAATTATTGAGATGTCCAAATTAGTTAATGCTGCACTCtgagatttttcatttttttctggTGGGTATTTTAATTCAACTCCACAACCAGTATTAGTTGACATCCGCGCGTTGTACggtaaatttttatattgaatATTTAACATATATAATGTACAAATGGATATAGATGTAAAAACTATATGATAAAAATCTTATATTTTATCAAGTAGACAAAACAAATACTACAAACAATGAAAAAACTAAATATTATGATGGCAAACGAATATGTAATCAAACCATTTGATTATATGTGAAGATTATATGTATAGAGAGCCAATAATCCTATAGTATTAACCCGATAGTTGACATACATGGCTGGATGACTTGTCTCATGGGTTTGCAAGGAATTCATTGTATGATTGCAACGATTAGTCATACGAAATCTAAATACTCCAtgttatagaaaaatatattataaatttataatttgcaTTAGTGTAATAGAAAATGGGGGATTTAGAGCATGGGAAAAATTGTCGTGTATAAAAATATGATGCAAAAAGAAGAATTTTCGTTTCGTATTTATAGAGCATTTAGTACAttgaatttgagaaaatatcaCTTATATCGAGGAATTCGTTGAAGACATCGagaattcttttaatttttcaaaaaaagaattatatatatattattacatacaaataatatagacGAATAATCAAAATACGTCgaatatgattaaaaaatatatagtaaaatttatTGAACTGAAATTGAAAGGTCAATTCAATGTGGAATTTAGGGTTATCGAAAGaattgatttgagaaaataacgATATTTTACCAGGAGTCAAAAGTTTTCAAATGGAGCTCTCATATTCCGTTCTTCgatttctatatattatatattgatcgATTGATATGTTAATAGTTGATAATTTGAATCTTCTCTTTTGACTTTTGACTTGTAactaaattattatatgaactatgtgtcttttatttatttattcaaatttatgaaattccATCTACTCGTGACCCTTAATAATCTTTTATCAATACACCGAAAATTCCTTTTAatccattaaatattttaaataattagatattaacaatcaaagttaaagtttCCTCTTTAAATTTTACATATAGTACGACATGAGAATATTGGTTTTAGAGGTTTGTCGTAAAGATTCTGTCTTGTCTTCTTAAACAAATCTTAGGGTTGTTTGTTAAAATTTGCATTTTAGTAATTTTCCTtcaaatgagagagagagagagagagagagagagagaaactagAACAATCGcctttgtatttttattatataaataaggAGCGATTCAGCAATTATATCAGAAAGAAAACCTCAATCTTACATTTTTGTATTAAAATGCTTTGTTACTCCTCATATTGTGATgataaaatctatatatatatatatatatatattaataaagttTCCAAAATCGACATAGTTTAGctcaaaattgaattgaggTTGAAAGTGAACAACTTCAAACTAGAAAGTGCTAAATGTCTACAGATTGAAAGCACAAAACTGTATTGCACATGCCTCGACATATTGCTTCTTTTCCGGCGGTCTAATTTCCATTaagtaaaattatatttcagaAATGATCAAGCGTGCTCCTAGTTAGGACGGTATGCATGTCGTGATTATTGATTgtcaaatattttcttttaggtAATATTCAAGTTAGCCATCTTCTAAGTTGTCATATACTTTTGCATCCTTAGATTGATTAGGGtaatgtatctatatatatgcctTTATTCAATAGCTACTCGTCGGGAGCAAATGGGTGGATTTGGAAAAGAGGGTCCAAATGGGGAATAACGGGAGCAAAAgatgataaattaattatatttgggggaagaaaatgatgataaatttaaaataacgGTGCAATACAAATGTGAAATTCCACGTCAGCCATTGACCAAAAAGCAGTGGCTTCTAACCTCTTCTTTGATTTCTTAATCCGCATTTTGACTAAAACCGCCAAAACCACCTTCTCCAGTCTCTTTGTCCTCGACATAGGGATGGCAATTTTGCCCCGATCCGTCCCAATCCGTTCGAAGCGGATATTACCCGCCCCCGAGGCTAGGGCAGGATAGGGATGAAGCCAACATTGGATACCCGTGCACATGGCACGGTACTGGATATCTGATTCACATTGACTTTAGGATAATTTATCATCACCAGATTAAATCAATGCGGTTTTATTAGATTATTGTGGCCCGATATTACTATCATATCACGATAAATAACATCGAGTGGCTCCCCACAACATcatatcaaataaaaatattattgttcAAACCATTAGCTCAATCCACGATTAACTTGAGTTTAGGCAGGGCAGCTAATCACTATGCCTAATCTTTCAAACTCGGTGCTATAAACCCACggctaatttttattattcaacaAAACTTAATGGGGTTTAAAACtcttaaaatgaaaattgtcctcttcaaaaagaaattatcCGCTTTTATAGTTGTTGTTGCTTATAAAATTCACCAACCAAAAAAAGTGCCATTTTCGTCCACTTCCTTTGATGGTATTTAAAGTTTAAAATGTTACGACTCAACGACAACAAATCACAAAAGAGAAACATTAAGAAACAAATGCAGTTTTCAtttgaaattaagaaatttcgTACTCAATTTTCACTAattatttgtcattttatatttatatattgaaagCATGAgcttttttataataaaaaaattaaagagaaattgaaaaaatatttaaaaagagagagagaaattagAGGACGCAAATGTGTCCTTCTAGAACTGACAAAATAGAACGACATATATAAATGGGAAAAGCTGAAAAATTGACTCTTTGCATCGAATACACGGGGCAAACCGGTCAATGGAGGCGGCTCAACTGCCTCTTTTAATTGGGAAACATGCTATATTGCAGTTTTTCATAGTTGGTCAAGATTCCAAATTCGCTACTCAGATTTTTTGTAATTCTTTATCCTATTTCCTAATTCTTATCAAATCCATAAAATCTCGtcataatagaaaaaatactacaaaattttatttaattggcaaaaagaaaatcaaaattttaaaaggaaaCGAGAAAATTCAACTTCCAATAAGAAATCATATGATTAAGTCATATGAAAATTACGATCTTTAGATAATATGAAAT from Punica granatum isolate Tunisia-2019 unplaced genomic scaffold, ASM765513v2 Contig00437, whole genome shotgun sequence harbors:
- the LOC116190444 gene encoding LOW QUALITY PROTEIN: protein WEAK CHLOROPLAST MOVEMENT UNDER BLUE LIGHT 1-like (The sequence of the model RefSeq protein was modified relative to this genomic sequence to represent the inferred CDS: inserted 1 base in 1 codon), which codes for MGEIDTKPIESVQAALSLFGEKGDQKKYRTSSSEGESEKDELQVLQKELANYKVQLEAKDSAHMQVLLKLNQYEERTNELSLMLMKSELERDHHIEECREAGNRADELESKLKEMANHVSETEKIREQLSHVMNELKATQAELLDRESELASAREMELKALTQTEMMEMSAAMEREKMEELLKQAEELGEGILVLKAAAVEAEKEKSLILAEKDAEIEQATEASVQVLEQLEDMKKRVELMEELENQLQAKSAFIESLQRELQEANELLSSSEXAASETLVSLENLRADLGVKERNVSDLTVYIEVMEMERSRLKVELSNKNENINHLNGDIEVLVNHLEEAKAELAEIKEKESDAQVEIALLKAELHKARSRLAAAEAAEARANSMKSGLYLAVQQLAVEAGEAKKENQRLRVGADNIEDEAEAEDKGDFPFGGDPQIQTSSSNEGHHAKTKSNITILLEEYESLIRKTEMADQLSRAEDPNQHPISENKDEVEALKKELEAAMVKTGEFRTRAEQAMSRAESAEKAKWALEDQLRKWREQKQRRKMALAVLRDESQPPKFNPPPAYDETVSTRPPLGKFLNMKF